From Paenarthrobacter sp. A20:
GAGACGGCTCCTACCTGATGATGCACACCGAACTGGTCACCGCCGTCGCCGAACGCATCAAACTGATCGTGGTCCTGATCCAGAACCACGGATACGCCTCCATCGGTTCGCTGTCCGAGTCCCTTGGCTCGCAGCGCTTCGGCACGCAGTACCGCGTCCTGGACAAGGAACAGCACAGCTTCGACGCCGGTGAGAACCTGCCCATCGACCTCGCCACCAATGCAGAATCCCTGGGCGCCAAGGTCATCCGGATCGAACCGGGGGAGAACGTCATCGAGGCACTCGGCGCTGCCATCAAGGAAGCCAAGGCAGCCCCGGAGAGTGGGCCGATTGTCATTCACGTCGAGTCCGATCCTCTGTTGGACGCCCCGAGCTCGGAGTCCTGGTGGGACGTTCCCGTCTCGCAGGTTTCAGACCTCGAATCCACCCAGCAGGCCTACAAGACGTACACCGACCACAAGAACCGCCAGCGCAAGCTGCTCGGCTGAAATCCCAAAGACTAAAAGGAAGTCCGCACAATGACGACGACGACCACACTGGCCACCATTCACCACTTCATTAACGGCACTGAGACCACGGGCGAGGGGGACCGTACGCAACCGGTGTACAACCCGGCGACGGGGCGGGTTTCGGCAGAGCTGCGCCTGGCCAACGAGGCAGACCTGAACGCAACTGTCGCGGCGGCCCGCGCAGCAGCTGATTCCTGGGGCGATATTTCCCTGGCCAAGCGCACCGCGGTGTTGTTCAAGTTCCGTGAACTCGTCGCAGCGCACGTGGACGAACTCGCCGAGCTGATCACCGCCGAGCACGGCAAGGTCCTTTCGGACGCGAAGGGTGAGATCGGCCGTGGCCTGGAGGTCATCGAGTTCGCCTGTGGCATCCCGCAGCTGCTCAAGGGCGACTACTCCGACCAGGTCTCCACCGGCATTGACGTCTTCTCCTTCCGCGAACCCCTGGGCGTGGTGGCTGGTATCACGCCGTTCAACTTCCCGGTCATGGTGCCGTTGTGGATGGCCCCGATGGCCATCGCCACCGGCAACGCGTTCATCCTCAAGCCTTCGGAGCGCGACCCGTCCGCCCCGATGCTGCTGGCCCAGCTGTGGAAGCGGGCCGGCCTGCCCGATGGCGTGTTCCAGGTCCTGCACGGCGGCAAGGAAACGGTCGATGGGTTGCTGACCCACCCGGACGTGGACGGCATCTCGTTTGTTGGGTCCACTCCGATCGCCCAGTATGTCCACGAGACCGCCACCAAGCACGGCAAAAGGGTTCAGGCCTTGGGCGGGGCGAAGAACCATGCCATCGTGATGCCCGACGCGGACCTGGACAACGCCGCCGACCACCTCGCTGCTGCTGCTTTCGGTTCCGCCGGGGAGCGCTGCATGGCCATCTCCGTCGCCGTGGCTGTGGGGGACGCTGCGGATCTGATCGTGAAGAAGGTCGAGGAACGCGCCCTGGCCATCAAGGTCGCCAATGGCACCGAACCCGACGCCGACATGGGCCCGGTCATTACCCCGGCCTCCAAGGAACGCATCCTCCGGATCGTCACCGAAGCCGAAACCGCCGGAGCGGCGATGGTGGTGGACGGCCGCGACCTGGTAGTCCCCGGTCATGAAGATGGTTTCTGGGTTGGGCCTACCGTGATCGATCACGTCACGGCCGAAATGACGGCCTACGCCGAGGAAATCTTCGGACCGGTCCTGGTCGTGGTCCGTGTGGCGGATCTGGAGGAAGGCGTCGCCCTGATCAACTCCAACCCGTACGGTAACGGCACGGCGATCTTTACCTCCAACGGCGCCGCAGCACGGAAGTTTCAGCGCTCCGTGACGGTGGGCATGGTGGGCATCAATGTGCCGCTGCCCGTCCCCGTGGCCTACCACTCCTTCGGCGGTTGGAAGAACTCCCTCTTCGGCGACAAGCACATCTACGGCCCCGAAGGCGTCTCCTTCTACACCCGC
This genomic window contains:
- a CDS encoding CoA-acylating methylmalonate-semialdehyde dehydrogenase; the protein is MTTTTTLATIHHFINGTETTGEGDRTQPVYNPATGRVSAELRLANEADLNATVAAARAAADSWGDISLAKRTAVLFKFRELVAAHVDELAELITAEHGKVLSDAKGEIGRGLEVIEFACGIPQLLKGDYSDQVSTGIDVFSFREPLGVVAGITPFNFPVMVPLWMAPMAIATGNAFILKPSERDPSAPMLLAQLWKRAGLPDGVFQVLHGGKETVDGLLTHPDVDGISFVGSTPIAQYVHETATKHGKRVQALGGAKNHAIVMPDADLDNAADHLAAAAFGSAGERCMAISVAVAVGDAADLIVKKVEERALAIKVANGTEPDADMGPVITPASKERILRIVTEAETAGAAMVVDGRDLVVPGHEDGFWVGPTVIDHVTAEMTAYAEEIFGPVLVVVRVADLEEGVALINSNPYGNGTAIFTSNGAAARKFQRSVTVGMVGINVPLPVPVAYHSFGGWKNSLFGDKHIYGPEGVSFYTRGKVITSRWPEPTHASGASYNFPSN